One stretch of Thalassophryne amazonica chromosome 17, fThaAma1.1, whole genome shotgun sequence DNA includes these proteins:
- the c17h2orf42 gene encoding uncharacterized protein C2orf42 homolog has product MESEGVPSTSGVTSDAAASSSARQTSTAQPSLAAKQRENRKSATTTPAFLSNLGKPTLRGIRRCPQCGIYNGTRGLSCKNKACGISLRDGSSGSRSQKAAVEVVKVITDSDEGQAGGGGGSRGGAQVFSVCYRGRGATATQLGFVELVPTDTAIATGDGATLLTRINLGRCFMPLCRQGQRSESAPSASKQACSSDSLCIHIKQAMECQSRAAPLTLKSSTLEGLQASFQAREELWRLATESPGPLVQRVAKDTMVVKCHTDANHPLGLLHLTVGAGGLAEESKSERRARGGQQNAVFHCSCQSNSRRAKPGVDSAAGPDSSSNTPPISVTPKCCLHFYACVCAFASDDKLASEFTAFIKYSPRGAQRSVECRVISPTEKSVPQQPELHIPHQKGKRLRLDETISGGSGNTQVVDERTVTLTFHRWLASVTERIHQTMHYQFDGKPETSVYYIPQEFFNALQHRLSLGSKKRRLPNFTTAFVRNDGLPLGSFSKYTWHITNPMQVKHIFDTPELPLELTQNFVKNADGSYSCFQYGEPLPRPELPEAYRTDRSQVISPMELHTFLKVGPSTGRSEEASPFVIEWIPDVLPGCRVGELRICFEFGHQQRGQQEHFDGHNLKSSATEKGAQNKSESTPSKAIQGFEILRVVV; this is encoded by the exons ATGGAAAGTGAAGGAGTGCCGTCCACATCAGGAGTCACCTCAGACGCTGCTGCCTCATCCTCTGCTCGACAGACCTCCACCGCTCAGCCGAGTCTTGCAGCCAAACAGAGAGAGAACAGAAAATCTGCCACCACAACGCCAGCCTTCCTGTCCAACCTGGGAAAACCCACACTGCGAGGCATCCGCCGGTGCCCACAGTGTGGCATCTACAACGGCACCCGTGGCCTTAGTTGCAAGAACAAAGCATGTGGGATTTCCCTCAGAGATGGTTCCTCAGGTTCCAGGAGCCAAAAGGCCGCGGTGGAGGTGGTGAAAGTGATAACTGACAGTGATGAGGGTCAGGCAGGTGGAGGAGGCGGCTCCAGAGGAGGGGCTCAGGTGTTTTCGGTGTGTTACAGAGGCAGAGGAGCCACGGCTACGCAGCTGGGTTTTGTTGAACTCGTTCCCACTGACACCGCGATTGCCACAGGTGATGGAGCCACTTTGCTAACCCGGATCAACCTGGGTCGGTGCTTCATGCCTTTGTGCaggcagggtcaaaggtcagagtcgGCGCCAAGCGCATCCAAACAGGCATGTTCTTCCGACAGCCTGTGCATCCACATCAAGCAGGCCATGGAGTGTCAGAGCCGAGCGGCTCCTCTGACCTTAAAGAGCTCCACGCTGGAGGGTTTGCAGGCCTCCTTTCAAGCCAGAGAGGAGCTGTGGAGGCTGGCGACGGAGTCCCCGGGACCTCTCGTGCAACGAGTCGCTAAAGACACGATGGTGGTGAAGTGCCACACAGACGCGAACCATCCTCTGGGCTTGCTGCATCTAACTGTTGGGGCTGGCGGGCTGGCGGAGGAGTCAAAGAGTGAGAGAAGAGCCAGAGGGGGGCAGCAGAACGCTGTTTTTCACTGTAGCTGCCAAAGTAACAGCAGAAGAGCCAAACCTGGAGTCGACAGCGCCGCTGGACCCGACAGCAGCTCCAACACTCCTCCCATCTCGGTCACGCCAAAATGCTGCCTTCACTTTTACGCCTGTGTGTGTGCCTTTGCCAGTGATGACAAATTGGCGTCAGAATTCACTGCTTTCATCAAATACTCCCCCAGGG GTGCGCAGCGGAGCGTGGAATGTAGAGTTATTAGTCCCACTGAGAAGTCTGTGCCGCAGCAGCCTGAACTGCACATCCCTCATCAGAAAGGAAAAAGACTTCGTCTGGATGAAACAATTTCTGGTGGTTCAG GGAACACACAGGTTGTGGATGAGCGCACAGTGACTTTGACCTTCCATCGGTGGCTGGCCAGTGTCACAGAGAGGATCCACCAGACAATGCACTACCAGTTTGATG GGAAACCAGAAACCTCTGTGTACTACATTCCTCAGGAGTTCTTCAACGCTCTGCAGCATCGCCTTTCACTTGGCTCCAAGAAGAGGAGACTGCCCAACTTCACAACAG CGTTTGTGAGAAATGACGGGCTCCCCCTGGGTTCTTTCTCAAAGTACACCTGGCACATCACTAATCCCATGCAAGTCAAACACATCTTTGACACCCCTGAG TTGCCCCTGGAGCTCACTCAGAATTTTGTGAAGAATGCTGATGGCTCTTACTCATGTTTCCAATATGGTGAGCCTCTCCCAAGACCAGAATTGCCAGAAGCATACAGAACAGATCGGTCTCAGGTTATAAGTCCGATGGAGCTTCACACTTTCCTCAAAGTTG GACCGAGCACGGGCCGATCAGAAGAAGCCAGTCCGTTTGTGATCGAGTGGATCCCAGACGTGCTCCCTGGCTGTCGGGTGGGAGAGCTGAGGATTTGCTTTGAATTTGGACATCAACAAAGGGGACAGCAGGAGCACTTTGATGGACACAACCTGAAAAGTAGTGCAACAGAGAAAGGTGCTCAAAACAAGTCAGAATCCACACCGTCCAAAGCTATACAGGGTTTTGAAATCCTTCGCGTAGTTGTCTAA